The proteins below come from a single Dehalococcoidia bacterium genomic window:
- a CDS encoding peptide ABC transporter substrate-binding protein produces the protein MRRVDVRTIFVVLAAAIVLLLPCGCAGTTESASGGTLVLFGSSPSTLDPANCADSTAAGYIVEIFSGLVTLDGDLEVVPDIAESWNISSDGMTYTFHLRDDVFFHDGRKLTADDFKYSIERAADPATGSRIAEAYIGDIVGVTEKLAGLAVEVSGVRVVEEYTLEITIDAPKAYFLSKLTHPAAYVVDRNNVESGDDWWREPNGTGPFKLLEWSSGSQIVLERNEYYYRGAAKLESVIFRLQGNAMMTYENGGIDIVAVGAGDIDRVLDPDNALNKELVSGSELSLYYIGFNVNVAPFDDAKVRQALCYAVDKEKIVDVLTKNTVSVAYGILPEGMPGYNDDLSGLEFNISKAQQLLAESRYRNGMPPIVLSVQGSCAGVYSAYIAIAYMWQENLGIEVSIEALDFITLITEASSGELQASQVGWIADYPDPENFLDLLFHCGSVENYTGYCDAGVDALLDEARVASDIDDRMDLYHSAEQAIVSDAPFFPLWYGRNYYLVKPYVKGFNPAPTTISYLKDVWIER, from the coding sequence ATGCGTCGGGTCGACGTACGAACAATCTTTGTCGTGTTAGCGGCTGCAATCGTTTTGCTGCTGCCCTGCGGCTGCGCGGGGACAACGGAATCGGCGTCGGGCGGCACGCTGGTACTGTTCGGCTCCAGTCCCAGCACGCTGGACCCGGCTAACTGCGCCGATTCCACTGCCGCCGGCTATATAGTTGAGATATTCAGCGGGCTGGTCACGCTCGACGGCGATCTGGAAGTCGTTCCGGATATCGCCGAGTCATGGAATATCAGCTCCGATGGAATGACTTATACTTTCCATCTACGCGATGATGTTTTCTTCCACGATGGCAGGAAGTTGACGGCCGACGACTTCAAGTATTCGATAGAGCGGGCCGCCGACCCGGCAACGGGCTCGCGCATAGCGGAAGCCTACATCGGCGATATCGTCGGCGTCACGGAGAAGCTGGCCGGCCTCGCCGTTGAGGTCAGCGGCGTCCGCGTCGTCGAAGAGTATACACTGGAGATCACCATCGACGCGCCAAAGGCTTACTTCCTCTCCAAGCTGACGCATCCGGCGGCCTACGTAGTCGACCGGAACAACGTCGAGTCCGGCGACGATTGGTGGCGCGAGCCGAACGGCACCGGCCCCTTCAAGTTGCTGGAGTGGAGCAGCGGGTCGCAGATAGTCCTGGAGCGGAACGAGTACTACTATCGCGGCGCGGCCAAGCTGGAGAGCGTGATTTTCCGGCTTCAGGGCAATGCAATGATGACATACGAAAATGGCGGCATAGACATCGTCGCCGTCGGCGCTGGCGATATCGACAGGGTTCTCGATCCGGATAACGCTTTGAATAAAGAACTGGTGTCCGGTTCTGAGCTTTCACTTTATTACATCGGGTTTAACGTCAATGTAGCTCCCTTCGATGATGCCAAGGTGCGCCAGGCTTTGTGTTATGCCGTGGATAAAGAGAAAATCGTCGATGTTTTGACCAAGAACACCGTTTCGGTTGCCTACGGCATCCTTCCCGAGGGCATGCCGGGTTATAACGATGATCTGAGCGGGCTCGAGTTCAACATATCGAAGGCGCAACAGCTTTTGGCGGAATCGCGCTATCGCAACGGTATGCCGCCCATAGTCCTGTCGGTTCAGGGCAGTTGCGCTGGAGTATACTCCGCCTATATAGCCATTGCTTATATGTGGCAGGAGAACCTTGGCATTGAAGTCAGCATCGAAGCACTCGATTTTATCACGCTTATAACGGAAGCCAGTAGCGGGGAGCTGCAGGCCTCTCAGGTGGGGTGGATAGCGGATTACCCCGACCCCGAGAACTTCCTCGATCTGCTCTTCCACTGCGGCAGCGTGGAAAATTATACAGGATATTGCGATGCCGGCGTTGACGCTTTGCTGGATGAGGCCAGGGTCGCTTCCGATATCGACGATCGAATGGATCTGTATCATTCGGCGGAGCAGGCCATCGTGAGCGACGCGCCGTTCTTCCCCCTGTGGTATGGTCGGAACTACTACCTGGTGAAGCCGTATGTGAAGGGTTTTAACCCCGCGCCGACAACTATCTCCTATCTTAAAGATGTTTGGATAGAGAGATAA
- the tig gene encoding trigger factor → MKVSSQTIENRQMVFEVEAEPDEVEKSLSDAYRHLVSRIEVPGFRRGKAPRSMLERHIGRGALLEEAVEHLVPELLGKAIDEQKVDIIARPQIEVTKIDPISFKATVSLPPVVELGDYREIRVDKEPVSVDEAEVDKVIEQVRQQHGTWEPVERPVKFEDLVTIDLFGTVEGENLVEQKDFQMQVHKDMPIPVPGFSEQIEGMEIGQEKEFEISIPEDFKAPKIAGKTCSFKVKLNEVKEQKLPEVNDDFAKGMGGDFDTVEAMRSNINSNLNNAYQVGAMRRFEQKVLEAVVEKSKIEFPPVLVEQEIDRVIMERERELAARRMTLEDFLKSQQKSIDDLRESLRSLAEKQIAISLVVDKVAEKEQVQITAEEIEAEIQQMVQSAGERGEELAKVFQSPEPRNSVARSLAVAKTVRLLMDIASNEAKSEAEPPASSGETEAAKPEEEAETASPGESEAK, encoded by the coding sequence ATGAAAGTATCATCGCAGACAATAGAAAACAGACAAATGGTTTTTGAGGTGGAGGCGGAGCCGGACGAGGTGGAGAAATCGCTTTCGGACGCGTACCGTCATCTGGTCAGTCGCATAGAGGTTCCCGGGTTTCGACGCGGCAAGGCGCCGAGGAGCATGCTGGAACGACACATAGGGCGCGGCGCTCTGCTTGAGGAGGCCGTGGAGCATCTGGTTCCGGAGCTTCTGGGCAAGGCCATCGACGAGCAGAAGGTGGATATCATTGCCAGGCCTCAGATAGAGGTCACGAAGATCGATCCGATATCGTTCAAGGCCACCGTATCTCTGCCGCCGGTCGTCGAATTAGGGGACTATCGCGAGATCAGGGTCGATAAGGAACCCGTCAGCGTCGACGAGGCCGAGGTCGATAAAGTCATCGAGCAGGTGCGCCAGCAGCACGGGACGTGGGAGCCCGTCGAACGCCCGGTGAAGTTCGAAGACCTGGTCACCATCGATCTGTTCGGCACGGTGGAAGGCGAGAATCTGGTCGAACAGAAGGACTTCCAGATGCAGGTGCATAAGGATATGCCTATTCCTGTGCCCGGGTTTTCCGAGCAGATAGAAGGCATGGAGATAGGCCAGGAGAAGGAATTCGAGATTTCAATTCCCGAAGATTTCAAGGCTCCCAAGATCGCCGGAAAGACCTGTTCGTTCAAGGTGAAACTGAACGAAGTGAAGGAGCAGAAGCTTCCCGAGGTCAATGACGATTTCGCCAAGGGCATGGGCGGCGATTTCGATACGGTCGAAGCTATGAGGAGTAATATCAACTCCAATCTTAATAATGCTTACCAGGTCGGCGCCATGAGGCGTTTCGAGCAGAAGGTTCTTGAGGCGGTGGTGGAGAAGTCCAAGATAGAGTTTCCTCCAGTTCTGGTGGAGCAGGAGATCGACAGGGTGATCATGGAGAGGGAGAGGGAGCTTGCGGCGCGCCGCATGACGCTGGAGGACTTCCTTAAGAGCCAGCAGAAGAGCATCGATGATCTGCGCGAGAGCCTGAGGTCTCTGGCAGAAAAGCAGATCGCCATATCGCTTGTTGTGGACAAGGTGGCCGAGAAGGAACAGGTACAGATCACCGCCGAGGAGATAGAGGCTGAGATACAGCAGATGGTGCAGTCGGCCGGCGAGCGCGGCGAGGAGCTGGCTAAAGTGTTCCAATCGCCGGAGCCGCGAAACTCCGTGGCGAGGTCGCTCGCCGTGGCCAAGACGGTCAGGCTGCTGATGGATATCGCGTCGAACGAAGCGAAGTCGGAAGCTGAACCGCCGGCTTCATCCGGTGAAACTGAAGCCGCGAAGCCGGAGGAAGAAGCCGAGACGGCATCCCCGGGCGAAAGCGAAGCTAAATAG